One segment of Gordonia terrae DNA contains the following:
- a CDS encoding MFS transporter: protein MATSTLTPAAAGETEAERRKRLRTVVAASLLGTTVEWYDFFLYATAASLVFNQLFFPDQSSFVGTLLSFATFAVGFVVRPIGGIVFGHIGDRIGRKRTLAITMVMMGVATALMGVLPTAASVGVLAPILLLLLRIVQGFALGGEWAGAVLLSVEHSPDGKRGLFGSIPQIGLALGLALGTGVFALLQVALDDQAFLTYGWRIAFLVSIVLVVIGFVVRLKVDETPAFAEVAELAKKSTAPLRDVVVPPNTRNTVLGLLARWGEGSAFNTWGVFAIAYATTELDMEKVPVLVAVTIASLVMAALLPFSGLLTDRYGAKTIYLVGITAYGVAVYPVFVLFGTSNLLWFTVGLVIVFGVIHALFYGAQGTLFASLYPTPVRYTGLSVVYQFSGIYASGLTPLILTALIGAASGSPWLAAGYLVLTAIISVVATALIRRDDLHLTTGPEALPVRDARAADR from the coding sequence ATGGCTACCTCCACACTCACCCCCGCCGCGGCCGGCGAGACCGAGGCCGAGCGTCGCAAGCGGCTCCGGACCGTCGTCGCGGCAAGCCTTCTCGGCACGACCGTCGAGTGGTACGACTTCTTCCTCTACGCGACCGCGGCCAGCCTGGTGTTCAACCAGCTCTTCTTCCCCGACCAGAGTTCGTTCGTCGGAACCCTGCTGTCCTTCGCGACCTTCGCGGTGGGCTTCGTGGTGCGTCCGATCGGCGGAATCGTGTTCGGGCACATCGGCGATCGCATCGGCCGCAAGCGCACGCTCGCGATCACGATGGTGATGATGGGCGTCGCGACCGCGCTCATGGGTGTACTCCCGACCGCGGCGTCGGTCGGCGTGCTCGCCCCGATCCTGTTGCTGCTCTTGCGCATCGTTCAGGGGTTCGCGCTGGGCGGGGAGTGGGCGGGCGCCGTCCTGCTGTCGGTCGAGCACAGCCCGGACGGCAAACGCGGTCTGTTCGGGAGCATCCCGCAAATCGGTCTCGCGCTCGGACTCGCCTTGGGCACAGGTGTGTTCGCGCTGCTGCAGGTGGCGCTCGACGATCAGGCCTTCCTGACCTACGGCTGGCGTATCGCGTTCCTGGTGAGCATCGTGCTGGTGGTCATCGGGTTCGTCGTACGCCTCAAGGTCGACGAGACGCCGGCCTTCGCCGAGGTCGCCGAACTCGCGAAGAAGTCCACGGCACCGCTGCGCGACGTCGTGGTCCCGCCGAACACACGCAACACCGTCCTCGGCCTCCTCGCCCGGTGGGGTGAGGGATCGGCCTTCAACACCTGGGGCGTCTTCGCGATCGCCTACGCGACCACCGAACTCGACATGGAGAAGGTCCCGGTCCTGGTGGCCGTGACGATCGCGTCGCTGGTCATGGCGGCCCTGCTGCCGTTCTCCGGACTGCTCACCGACCGCTACGGCGCCAAGACGATCTATCTGGTCGGGATCACCGCCTACGGCGTCGCGGTCTACCCGGTGTTCGTGCTGTTCGGGACGTCGAACCTGCTGTGGTTCACCGTCGGGCTGGTGATCGTCTTCGGCGTGATCCACGCACTGTTCTACGGCGCGCAGGGCACATTGTTCGCGAGTCTGTACCCGACCCCGGTGCGCTACACCGGTCTGTCGGTCGTCTACCAGTTCTCCGGCATCTACGCATCGGGTCTGACGCCGCTCATCCTCACCGCGCTGATCGGCGCGGCGAGTGGGTCGCCGTGGCTCGCAGCCGGATACCTGGTGCTCACCGCGATCATCAGCGTTGTGGCGACCGCCCTCATCCGACGCGACGACCTCCACCTCACGACGGGGCCGGAGGCGCTACCCGTCAGGGACGCACGAGCAGCAGATCGGTGA
- a CDS encoding cation diffusion facilitator family transporter, translating into MGHSHSHSHAPAGGGQRRLWPMVLAVGLIGSYFVVELVTGILVNSLALIADAGHMLTDVVALVMGLIALLLGRHGRITDTRSFGWHRAEVFTAVANAVLLMGVAAFVLYEAVERIGSDPQVPGLTLIVVALIGLLVNLGVMLLLRADAKESIAVRGAYLEVLADAVGSVGVLVAGIVAMTTGWGYADIVVAVLIALWVVPRAVRLALDALRILNQQAPAHVDVEALRADLADIPVVDDVHDLHVWTLTTGMDVATVHLGSSRPNGEVLPAAQAVLARHGLEHATVQIDPDDHQRRCRDEMTW; encoded by the coding sequence ATGGGGCATTCACATTCGCACTCGCACGCTCCCGCGGGCGGTGGGCAGCGGCGGCTCTGGCCGATGGTGCTGGCGGTGGGACTGATCGGCAGCTACTTCGTCGTCGAACTCGTCACCGGCATCCTGGTGAACTCGCTCGCGCTGATCGCCGACGCGGGACACATGCTGACCGACGTCGTCGCGCTCGTCATGGGGCTGATCGCGCTGTTGCTCGGCCGGCACGGGCGGATCACCGACACCCGTAGTTTCGGTTGGCACCGCGCCGAGGTGTTCACCGCGGTCGCCAATGCCGTGCTGTTGATGGGCGTCGCCGCGTTCGTGCTCTACGAAGCGGTGGAACGCATCGGCAGCGATCCGCAGGTCCCGGGACTCACGCTGATCGTCGTGGCCCTGATCGGTCTGCTGGTGAATCTCGGGGTCATGTTGCTGTTGCGCGCGGACGCCAAGGAGTCGATCGCGGTACGCGGCGCCTACCTCGAAGTCCTGGCCGACGCCGTCGGCAGCGTCGGTGTCCTGGTGGCCGGCATCGTCGCGATGACGACCGGATGGGGTTACGCCGACATCGTCGTCGCGGTGCTGATCGCGCTGTGGGTGGTCCCGCGCGCGGTGCGACTCGCGCTCGATGCGCTTCGCATCCTCAACCAGCAGGCGCCGGCCCACGTCGACGTCGAGGCGTTGCGGGCCGATCTGGCCGACATCCCCGTGGTCGACGACGTGCACGATCTCCATGTCTGGACGCTCACGACGGGGATGGACGTGGCCACCGTCCATCTCGGCAGCAGTCGCCCCAACGGTGAGGTGCTGCCCGCCGCGCAGGCCGTCCTGGCCCGGCACGGACTCGAGCACGCGACGGTGCAGATCGATCCCGACGACCACCAGCGACGATGTCGGGACGAGATGACCTGGTGA
- a CDS encoding FUSC family protein: MGSSAANPSYPRRVFNAMPAPLKNRLRRLRVSLVPIVQCALAAGVSWWIAVEIFIHPDPFFAPIAAVISLGLSLGQRWRRAAELVGGVAIGILVGDLFISLVGEGAWQIMIVVALAMTVAVFLDDGPLVPMQAASSAALVATLLPPGGVAGFHRALDALIGGLVGILVGALLPVNPASRARRDAAGVLATVRDAARQLATGLRERDEELIAAALEAGRGTQAEINKMRSDMTGGREVTRISPLYWGSRMRLDRISATADPIDNAVRNFRIIARRSLGMTQRGVPVLPELIEIIDDLAGAFEVLRAMMMADPGEEPDQADAARVIRSIVRKARIDLVTNSELSEAALLAEIRSLLVDLLMTAGLRRSSALATLRS, from the coding sequence ATGGGATCGAGCGCCGCGAACCCGTCGTACCCGCGCCGGGTGTTCAACGCGATGCCCGCGCCGCTGAAGAACCGGCTGCGCAGGCTGCGTGTCTCGCTCGTCCCCATCGTCCAGTGCGCGCTCGCGGCGGGCGTCTCCTGGTGGATCGCGGTGGAGATCTTCATCCATCCCGACCCGTTCTTCGCCCCGATCGCCGCGGTGATCTCGCTCGGCCTCTCGCTGGGGCAGCGGTGGCGGCGCGCAGCCGAACTCGTCGGCGGCGTCGCGATCGGGATCCTCGTCGGCGACCTCTTCATCAGCCTGGTCGGTGAGGGGGCGTGGCAGATCATGATCGTCGTCGCCCTGGCGATGACGGTGGCGGTCTTCCTCGACGACGGTCCGCTCGTCCCCATGCAGGCGGCCTCGTCGGCCGCGTTGGTCGCGACGCTTCTCCCGCCCGGCGGGGTGGCGGGTTTCCATCGCGCGCTCGACGCGCTGATCGGTGGGCTGGTCGGCATCCTCGTGGGGGCGCTGCTGCCGGTGAACCCGGCGAGCCGGGCGCGCCGGGACGCGGCCGGGGTCCTCGCCACGGTTCGCGACGCCGCCCGCCAGCTGGCCACCGGACTCCGCGAGCGCGACGAGGAACTCATCGCGGCCGCACTCGAAGCCGGCCGCGGGACGCAGGCGGAGATCAACAAGATGCGGTCGGACATGACGGGCGGACGCGAGGTCACCCGGATCTCACCGCTCTACTGGGGTTCGCGGATGCGGTTGGACCGGATCTCGGCCACCGCCGACCCGATCGACAACGCCGTGCGCAATTTCCGGATCATCGCGCGGCGTTCGCTCGGCATGACCCAGCGGGGGGTGCCGGTGCTCCCCGAATTGATCGAGATCATCGACGATCTCGCCGGCGCCTTCGAGGTGCTGCGCGCGATGATGATGGCCGACCCCGGCGAGGAACCCGATCAGGCCGATGCGGCCAGGGTGATCCGCAGCATCGTGCGCAAGGCCCGGATCGACCTGGTCACCAACAGCGAGTTGTCGGAGGCTGCGCTGCTCGCGGAGATCCGCTCGCTGCTCGTCGACCTGCTGATGACGGCGGGTCTGCGCAGGTCCTCGGCGCTGGCGACCCTGCGGAGCTGA
- a CDS encoding DUF3151 domain-containing protein, whose product MTSFGDLLGPQPVLLTGDDDAESDLLNGAVAAEVAAAHPTASIAWAYLAEAALESSKGAAAGGDIDMPAVIAAYAYARTGYHRGLDQLRRHGWKGFGPVPWSHEPNRGFLRCVGALARAAELVGEEDEHLRCLDLLNDSDPRAAAELGLV is encoded by the coding sequence ATGACGTCTTTCGGAGATCTTCTCGGCCCACAACCGGTTCTGCTCACCGGGGACGACGACGCCGAATCGGACCTGCTCAACGGCGCCGTCGCGGCGGAGGTCGCGGCCGCGCACCCGACCGCGTCGATCGCCTGGGCGTATCTGGCCGAGGCGGCTCTCGAGTCGTCGAAGGGCGCCGCGGCCGGCGGCGACATCGACATGCCCGCGGTGATCGCGGCCTATGCCTACGCGCGGACCGGTTACCACCGCGGCCTCGATCAGCTGCGCCGGCACGGCTGGAAGGGTTTCGGTCCGGTGCCGTGGAGCCATGAACCGAACCGCGGCTTCCTGCGGTGTGTCGGGGCGCTGGCCCGGGCCGCCGAACTGGTCGGCGAGGAGGACGAGCACCTGCGTTGCCTCGACCTGCTCAACGACAGCGATCCACGCGCGGCCGCCGAACTCGGCCTTGTGTGA
- the fbaA gene encoding class II fructose-bisphosphate aldolase → MPIATPEQYAEMFDKAKKGGYAFPAINCTSSSTINAAIKGFADAGSDGIIQFSTGGAEFGSGQGVKDMVTGAVALAEFAHVVAAKYDVLIGLHTDHCPKDKLDTYVRPLLQISQERVDAGRNPLFQSHMWDGSAVPLDENLEIAKELLAKAGAANIILEIEIGVVGGEEDGVENEINDKLFTTPEDFEKTIEALGASDSGNRYLLAATFGNVHGVYKPGNVKLRPDVLNTGQEVATKKLGLAEGAKPFDFVFHGGSGSLKSEIDEALSYGVIKMNVDTDTQYAYTRPVAGHMFGNYDGVLKVDGDVGNKKVYDPRSWSKKAESNMSERVVEACNDLKSNGKSLTA, encoded by the coding sequence ATGCCCATTGCAACCCCGGAGCAGTACGCCGAGATGTTCGACAAGGCGAAGAAGGGCGGTTACGCATTCCCCGCGATCAACTGCACCTCGTCGTCGACGATCAACGCCGCGATCAAGGGTTTCGCCGACGCAGGCAGTGACGGGATCATCCAGTTCTCGACCGGTGGCGCCGAGTTCGGGTCCGGCCAGGGTGTCAAGGACATGGTGACCGGCGCGGTCGCACTCGCCGAGTTCGCGCACGTCGTCGCGGCCAAGTACGACGTCCTCATCGGTCTGCACACCGACCACTGCCCCAAGGACAAGCTCGACACTTACGTCCGGCCGCTGCTGCAGATCTCGCAGGAGCGCGTCGACGCCGGCCGCAATCCGCTCTTCCAGTCGCACATGTGGGACGGCAGCGCCGTGCCGCTCGACGAGAACCTGGAGATCGCCAAGGAACTGCTGGCCAAGGCCGGTGCCGCCAACATCATCCTCGAGATCGAGATCGGCGTGGTCGGTGGCGAAGAGGACGGCGTCGAGAACGAGATCAACGACAAGCTGTTCACCACCCCCGAGGACTTCGAGAAGACCATCGAGGCGCTCGGTGCCAGCGACAGCGGCAACCGTTACCTGCTGGCCGCGACCTTCGGCAACGTGCACGGCGTCTACAAGCCGGGCAACGTCAAGCTGCGTCCCGATGTGCTCAACACCGGCCAGGAAGTGGCGACCAAGAAGCTGGGTCTGGCCGAGGGCGCCAAGCCGTTCGACTTCGTCTTCCATGGCGGTTCGGGCTCGCTGAAGAGCGAGATCGACGAGGCGCTGAGCTACGGCGTCATCAAGATGAACGTCGACACCGACACGCAGTACGCCTACACCCGCCCGGTCGCCGGCCACATGTTCGGCAACTACGACGGTGTGCTGAAGGTCGACGGCGACGTCGGCAACAAGAAGGTCTACGACCCGCGCAGCTGGTCGAAGAAGGCCGAGAGCAACATGAGCGAGCGCGTTGTCGAGGCGTGCAACGACCTCAAGTCCAACGGCAAGTCCCTGACCGCCTGA